Sequence from the Streptomyces sp. NBC_00440 genome:
CACGTAGAGCCTGTTCACCTGGCAGGTGCCCGCCTCGTCGCCCGGTGACAGCACCGCGTGCCCCGTCACCTCTCCGCCGAGTTCGGCCACCCAGGCACCGAGCAGGCCGTCCGGCGTGAGCCAGCCGGCCGGGTCGGCGGGCCAGTTGAGGGGGTAGCTGTCCCTGGTGTGTACGTCGGTGAGGATCCGGACGCAGGCAGCCAGGTCCGCGTCCCGGCGCAGGCGGATGTGAGCAGTCATCGGAGCATCGAAACACAGACGGCTTGCGGGGCCGGAGCCCGCCCTGTTGGGTGAGCGGATGAACAGCGGCATCGATCAGCGCAACCCCGGCCGTACGCACGCGCCACCCGGCGGCACCGTCATCTTCCTGAACGGGACGTCCAGTTCGGGCAAGTCGAGCATCGCCACCGAGCTGCTGTGCATCCTGGACGGGCGGTACTTCCACTTCCCGGTGGACGCCTTCCACGCGATGCGTTCGGAGCGGGAGATCCTGCCGCACGAGCTCCAGGACGTCATCGACAGCACCGCCCGAGGTTTCCACCGCGCTGCGGCCGGCATGGCGGCCGGCGGGAACGACATCGTCGTGGACCATGTGCTCAGCCGGAGCTGGCGGCTGGACGACTGCCTCTCCGTCTTCGCCCCGGACGACGTCCTGCTCGTCGGGGTCCGCTGCCCGCTCCCCGAACTGGAGCGGCGCGAGCGGGAGCGCGGGGACCGCACACCGGGGCAGGCGGCGATGCAGTTCGCCCAGGTCCACGCCCACGGCGTCTACGACATCGAATGCGACACCAGCGTGCTGACCCCACTGGAGTGCGCGGAGCGGATCAGGGACCTCCTGCCGGTCCGCCCGCGCCCGACCGCCTTCCGGAGGCTGCTGGACCGGCGCGGTCCTTACGAGCACTGACGCAGCAGCCCTCCTGCCCTGTCAGGACGCCTGTTCCGCGCCCGCCGCTCCCGCCGCCGACCGGGGGCCGGTGCCGTCGGCCTCGATCACGCCCTCGACCGGGGTGCGCAGCGGGGAGAGATACGCGAGCCCGGCGATGCCCAGGCGGAGCACCGCGCCGACCGCGATGATCAGATACATGTCGTGGAAGGCGGACTCCAGGGCGCCAGCCAGCAGGGCGGAGACCGGGATGGAGGCGAAGGCCAGCATTCGGGTGGTGGCGACCACCCGGCCGAGCAGTTCCCGTGGAACGATCTTCTGGCGCAGGGTGAACCAGGCCACCGGGTTGATGGAGCCCAGCGCGTACAGCACCCCCCAGACGACTCCGATGGCGAAGGCTCCGCGCAGTGGGATCAGCAGCAGGGTGGCCAGACCGGCCAGCGCCGTGGTGGTGATCAGGATCCGGCCGGGCGGGAACTTCTGCACCAGACGGCCCGCGACCGCCGCGCCGAGCACCGCGCCGACGCCCTGGGCGGCCAGCACCACCCCGATCACCTGCGGGCTCAGATGCCGGTAAGTGGTCAGGTAGAAGACGAAGTTCGCCTGGATCAGCCAGATCGCGAAGTTGGTGCCGGTGAACATCAGCGAGCCGGCGGCGAGCACCCGGTTCCGCCGGAACACATAGCGCAGGGCCACCCGGATGTCCTGGACGAAGGTGGCCTTGCGGGGCGGCTGCTGCCGTTCGCCCGGGGTCGCGGTGTTCCGGATGAGCAGGATGGCGCCCGCCGAGACGACGAACGTCGCCGCGTTGACGTAGATCGTGGTCTCGTAACCGAGGAACATCACCAGACCGCCCGCGGCGGCCGGGCCGATCATGCTCATGATGTTGTCGCCGGACTGCATCCAGCTGTTGGCGGGGCCGAGCCGGTCAGCGGGCACGATCTCCGGCAGGAAGCTCTGGAACGCCGGGTGGTAGACCGGCTCCACGCAGGCCAGCAGGAACGCCGTGAGGTAGATGGGCCACAGGGCGTGGCTGCCTGCCGAGACCACCAGGGCGAGCCCGGTGGCGATGACGGCCGCGGTGAGGTCACCGAAGATGAGCATCTTGCGGCGGTCGAAGCGGTCGGCGAACACACCGCCGGGCAGGGACAGCAGTAAGAAGGGGATGTACTCGATCGCGTAGACCGCGCCGGTACTGAGCGCCGAACCGGTGAGTTTGAGCACCAGCAGGGGCAGGGCGAGCCGGTAGAGCCAGTTGCCGAGCGAGGACGTGATGTAGGCAGTCAGCAGGGTGTAGTAACGACTTCCCACAGGCGCTTCTCCAGAGTCCGTGTCGAATCGGCGCCGATGCGCAGGAGGTTGAGCCAGTTCTGGGCAGGGAAGCCGGGCCCCGTCCGCGGTAACTGACGGCGAGGGCCGGGCGACACTCTATATTTTTCCGGGCGCCGGCAGCGGTGAAAGGCCCTCTCCAGGGCAGCCCGCTGCGGCAGTGGGAGCAGCGGGGCCGCCTGTACGGCGCGGCGGACGGGCGGGACAACAGGGCTCAATTACACGGTGGTTGAGGAACCGGTCGGGTCGGGAGCGGACGGCGGCTCAGCCGGATACGGTCAGACCGGCCGCCTGCGCACCTTGCGTACCCTGCGCACCGGAGTCGGCCGCCGTGCCGCACACCGGGCAGTCGCTCTGCCGCTCCCAGCGCTCGCTCTCGCCCATGGCGTAGTCCGCGAACCGCAGTTCCATCAGCCGCCCGGCGGCGACCGGCGGAGCGATCCCCGTGACAAGCCTGGTCAGTTCACCGATCAGGAACCCGGTGGTCATCGTGACGAGCGGGCAGAACGCCGCGTTGTCCCCGCCGATCTGCCGCTCCCGCTTCTCCTCAAGGAGCTGCCCGGCGACCGCGTCGGATGCGAAGGTCTGGCGCCGCCAGCACTCGATGCAGCCGGTCCGGCCCGGCAGCATGGTGAAGTACACCGCGCGCTGGGTTTCGAGACCGCCGGTGATCAGTGGTACCCCGGTGCGCACACAGGCTTCGTTCACCCAGTTCGCGATCTCCATCTTGGGCCGGTCCGCGACGGAGATGACCACGTCCGACCCGTCCAGCACACGTATGACGTCCTCGACGGAGCCGATCTTCATGTCGACCGGCTCGATGTCGATGTGCGGGTTGAACTGCTTCACCCGCTCGACCGCCAGGTGCAGCTTCTGCTGTCCGATGTCCTCCTCCCGGTACAGGATCTGCCGGTTGAGGTTGGACAGCTCCACCCGGTCGAACTCCACCGCCCGCACATGCCCGATCCCCATCGCGGCCATGTCCAGCAGGATGTGGGAGCCCAGGCCGCCCAGGCCGAGCAGCGTGACCCGGCAGTCGCGGAGCTTGCGCTGCTGGTCGTACTTGTTGTCGTCCATCCGCGCGAACGAACCGAAGAAGTTGATATTGCGTTCCCAGCGCTTCAGTTCATGTGCTTCGAGCACACCGTCCGAGGTCTGCTGGGCGTCCAGCAGGAACTGTGCCTCGTCGAACTGGGCCACCGCTTCTTCGACGTCCTGGCGCGTGACCTCGGGGAAGTCGGCTGTCAGCGCCTGATGCACCTCGCCGGTGGTACGCGTGCCGTCCAGCAGATCGAGCAGCCGGCGGATGGCTCCGGTCGGGTCGGCGATCTCGGTCACCTCGCCGTAGCCGCCGATGAAGACCGTGTCGCCCGAGCCGAAGGTGGGCGAGGTGTGCTTGAGCTGGGGCCTGCGTGTCTCGGCGGGGGGCATGGTCGTCTTCCTTCCGCGATACTGATGCTGGGACGGACCGGCTGCCGGACCGTCCAATGGACCTCCGCGGGTGGGCGATTGGCGCGCCCACCCGCGGAGTCGCGTACGGCAAGGGGTCAGGTGCCCCTTACGCGAGGGCTCAGCCCTCGTTCGCCTGGCCGGCGATGCTGGCCTTACGGGTCGTCATGGCAACGGACATAGTGATCACCTCCTCGGGGCCCCTCAGGGCGTGGATTTCCCGCTGCCCGCGAGATGCGGGGAGCGGAAGTCTGTGAGGCCGCGCAGCTCGTCCAGGGAGAGCGTGAGCTGTGCGACCGCGTCGTGCCAGGTACGGCCGGGGTCACCGGTGGCCAGGGTCAGCAGGTCCGCCGGCTTCCGGGTGTCGCCCAGCCGCAGCGTCGCCGTCAGCCGTGCGCCGACGCCCTGCGGATCGGCCTCGAAGTGGCGCAGCAGGGTGAGCGCGGACAACTGGCCGTACACATAGGCGTAGTTCGAACCAGGGGCGGTGAAGAGCGAATCCAGATAGCTCCACCACAGGCGGTACCCCTCGGTCAGCCGCACCGCGGGACCGTAGAGCCGGCGCTGCCCCTCGGTCCACACCTCGCCGATGTGCGCCGCGTCGAGGGCCTGCCCGTCGCGCGCCCGGTCGTGCAGGGCCACCTCGAACCGGTGCAGCGCCGCATGCCGGCCGATCGCGACCATCTGGTCCTCCAGCCAGCGCGCCAGCCACTGCAACCGCGCCCCGGGGGCGGCGGTGCCGGCCAGCAGCTGCCGTACGGCCAGCCCTTCGCAGAACAAGGCGAAGGTTTCGGCCATCACGGGAGCCGGGGTGGCCGCCAGGTAGGGCTGCTCCGCAGCGAGCTGAAGGTGGACGGCGTGCCCCAGCTCGTGGACGAGGGTCAGTACGTCCCTCGGCTTTCCGCGGAAATTCATGGAAATGCAGGGGAGCTGTCCCGGAATTGCCTGGGTGAAGGCGCTTCTGGCCTTTCCGGGGCGAGGTGCCGCATCGATTCTTCCGCTGTCGAACATGGTGCGGGAAAGATCGGCGACCGTCGGCGATATGGATTCCATGACTGCTATGGCTGTGTTCTTGGCTGCCGGCCATGATATTTCGGGCGGGGTCGTTACGACGGGCGCGTACCTGTCGTAGTCCGCGAAGTCGCCGACTCCCAGGATTTCTCGCTTCAGGGCGTAATAGGAGTGGACAAGCGGAAGACATTCATCCGATGCCGCCAGCAGCGCGTCGAGCTCTGCCGGGGTCACCTGGTCGAACAGGAGCCGTTCACGCAGCCAGTCCGTCCCCCGGAGCCCGGCCCTGGTCTCGCTGTCCGCCACCGTCATCGACAGGGCGAAGGCGCGCAGCCCGGCCTGGCCGGCGAGGGCGGCTCCGATGGCCGCGTGGGTCGCCCGCCGGGCGTCGCGGTCCGCCTCGTACAGACCCGGGACGGTCTCCGCGATGCTGTGCGAGGCGCCGTTCAGGTCGACCGAGATGTCGTGCAGCAGCTGCTGGGAGAGCCGTTCCCAGCCCTCCCCGCCCGTCGGAAGCAGCTGGGCGAGAATGGATTCCTGCACGTCAGGGAGGTGTCCGGTGGATCCGGCTCGCACCTTGCCGACGAAGTTCGCGTAGGGGCCCAGGCCGTCCGGTGCCTCGGGTCCCCGGGTGCCCAGTTCCGTTTCGAAGAAGGCCAGCGTGGAGGCCAGTTCCGCCCAGGTCCGGTCGCAGCGGGAGAGCAGGGCCATCGCTCGTGGGCGCAGCTCGACGTCCGTCCGCAGGAGCTCGCCGTAGCAGGAGGCCTCCTGGATCCGTGCGACGCAGTGCTCGTACCGCTGGATGGCGGTCCGTAAGGATTCCGCGTCCAGGCCGGCCAGCGTGCCGGCGTAGTCGTCGGCCATGCACCGCGCCTCGCGGAGCGGGCCGTCGAGTAATGCGTCCACGGCGGCGGACTGCGGGTCAGGAAAGAGGGATGAGACGTCCCAGCGCGGCACAGCGGAATCCGGCAGGGATTCCTGGGCGAGCGGGGTCTTTTTGCCGTGCGTCGACATCGATCCTCCTTTCAAGCCTGTCCGTGCTGGTCGTCCGACGATTGCCGAGAACAGAAGAACAAAAAGAGTGACTTGGAGGATCTCCGCACGAGTGTCCGAAATATCAACCGGCGGCAGGAGGACAATAGGCAGCGGTCTGTGCGGGCGTCAAGTGCCCGTCACGGAAAGGCTTGGACCGGTTGCAATGGCCCGGCTTTTGATTTCACCGAGTGTCATACCTCGCGAGTAATCTCCCGGATGTCCGTATTCTGACTGCGGAACGTAGTGCCGCAACGGCCGGTGTCAGCCATACGGCGAGGGATGCCGGCCGATCGGCGAGGGACCGGGCAGTTGGCCGGGCCCAGCGCTTGTGAGCCGTGTGGCGACAGCACAGCACAGCGCCCCGCACGGTGGGTGCGGGGCGCTGTGGGAGTGGCCGGGAAGGGCCGCCAGGACGCGCGTGCGGTCCGGGCAGGGCCGGGTGCAGGGCGGAGGAGGGTCAGGCAGCGGCCGGGGGCTCCTCGGGGAAGTGGCACGCCGTGAGGTGACCGGGCTTGCTGTCCGTCAGCTGGACGAGCGGCGGCTCGTCGGTCGCGCACTTCTCGGTGGCCTTCCAGCAGCGCGTACGGAACCGGCAGCCGCTCGGCGGGTTCAGCGGCGACGGGACGTCACCGACCAGCCGGATGCGGGTGTCCTCCTTCTCCGTGCCCTCGTCGGAGACCGTGGCCTCCGGGACGGCGGAGAGCAGCGCCCGCGTGTACGGGTGCCGCGGAGCGCTGTAGAGCGTCTCGCGGTCGGCGATCTCGACGATCTTGCCGAGGTACATCACGGCGACCCGGTGCGAGAAGTGCCGGACGATCGCCAGGTCGTGGGCGATGAAGAGGAAGGAGATCCCCATCTCCTTCTGGAGCTTCTGAAGGAGGTTGACGACCTGGGCCTGGATGGAGACGTCGAGCGCGGAGACCGGCTCGTCGGCGACGATGAGCTTGGGCTCCAGGGCGAGGGCGCGGGCTACGCCGATGCGCTGGCGCTGGCCGCCGGAGAACTCGTGCGGGAAGCGGTTGTAGTGCTCCGGGTTGAGGCCGACGATCTCCAGGAGCTCACGGATCCGGTGTTCCCGGCCGCCCTTGGGGTTGATGTTGTTGACCTCCATCGGACCACCGACGATCTTGCCGACGGTCTGACGGGGGTTGAGCGACGAGTAGGGGTCCTGGAAGATCATCTGGATCTCGGAGCGGACCGGCGCCAGTTCCTTGCGGGAGGCGTGCGTGATGTCCTGGCCCTGGTACGTGATCTTGCCGGCCGTCGGCTCCATCAGGCGGGTTATGAGCCGTCCGGTGGTGGACTTGCCGCAGCCGGACTCGCCCACCAGGCCGAGCGACTCGCCCTGGTGGACGGCGAAGTCGAGGCCGTCGACCGCTTGGACGTCCGCGACCTTGCGCTTGAACGGGAATCCGCCCATCACCGGGAAGTACTTGGTCAGGCCGGTGACTTCGAGCAGGGGGGTGTCGGTGGTCATGTTCGTTCTTTCCCTTTGGCTCTGGGTCAGCTCAGCCGGGGCTGGATCTGGTCGGCGAAGATGTCCTTCTTCTGGGCTGGGCTGAGGTGACAGGCGGAACCGCGCCCCGCGGCGAGTTCCAGAGGCGGCTGCTCGGAGGAGCAGATGCCGCCCTCGACCTGGTCCTTGAAGGTGCACCGGGGGTGGAAGCGGCAGCCCGTCGGCGGGTTCAGCAGGCTGGGCGGCGTGCCCGGGATCGGCATCAGCGGGATGTCGACCGGACCCGTCAGGCTCGGCATCGAGCCGAGCAGTCCCCAGGTGTACGGGTGCTGGGGCGCCCGCAGCACCTCGCGCTTGGTGCCGCGCTCCACACAGCGGCCGCCGTACATCACCAGCACGTCGTCCGCGATGTCGGCGATCACGCCGAGGTCGTGGGTGATGAAGACGATGGCCGTGCCGAACTCCTGCTGGAGATCCTTGAGGAGGTCCATGATCTGCGCCTGGACGGTGACGTCCAGGGCGGTCGTCGGCTCGTCGGCGATCAGCAGCTCGGGGTCGCAGACCAGCGCCATCGCGATCATCGCGCGCTGCCGCATACCACCGGAGAACTGGTGCGGGAAGTCGTCGACCCGCAGGTCCGGCTGCGGAATGCCGACCCGGGTGAGCATCTCGATGGCCCGCTTCCGGGCCTCCTGCTTGGAGGCGCCGGTGTGCTTCCGGTACGTCTCGCTGATCTGCCGGCCGACGGTGTGGAACGGCGACAGCGAGGCCAGGGCGTCCTGGAAGATCATCGCCATCTTGTTGCCGCGCAGCCGCTCCAGCTCCCGCTCGGTGGCGCCGAGCAGCTCCTTGCCGTCGAGCGTGATCTCACCGTTGATCTGGGTGCGTTCCCGGTCGTGCAGGCCCAGGATCGTCAGGTTGGTGACGGACTTGCCCGAGCCGGACTCGCCGACGATGCCGAGAGTCTTGCCCTTCTCCACGTCGAAGGAGAGGCCGTCGACGGCCTTGACTGTGCCGTCCTCGGTCGAGAAGTGGACCTGTAGGTCCCTGACAGAGAGGAAGGGCTGCTGATCGGTGCTCGTCACGAGGACGCTCCAGGAAGTGTTGCGGGGATCGGGGGTGGGGCGGAGACGGCGGGAGCGGGTCAGGCGAGACGGATCCGCGGGTCGATGAGGCCGTAGATGGCGTCCACGAAGATGTTGAAGAAGACGATCGCCGCGGCCGCCACGAGCGTGACACCGAGGAGCATGGGCAGGTCGCTCGTGTCGACGGACTGCACCGCGAGCCGGCCGATCCCCTGGATGCTGAAGACCTGTTCGGTGATGATCGCGCCGCCGATCAGCGTGCCCAGGTCGATGCCGAAGATGGTGACGATCGGTCCCATGGCACCGCGCCAGGCGAAGCGGAAGAAGACCGAGGCCCGGGAGAGTCCCTTGGCACGCGCTGTGCGGACGTAGTCCTCGGTGAGCTGTTCGACCAGCTGCGAGCGGGTCATACGGGTGTAGTTCGCCGTGAAGATGATCGAGAGCACCAGCCACGGCAGCAGCAGTCCGGACGCCCACTTGACCGGGTCCTCCGTCAGCGGTGTGTACGAGGGCTGGTCGAGCAGCCCCATCTGCTGGACCAGGATGAACATCGCGATGTAGCCGACGAAGTAGATCTGCAGCGAGGAGCCGAGCAGCGAGATCGAGCTGGCGATCTTGTCGAGCGCCTTGCCCTGCTTGACGGCGGCGATCATGCCGGCGCCGACGCCGATGACCAGGAAGAAGACGGCGGAGCCCAGCGCGAGCGAGATCGTCAGCGGCAGCCGGTCCAGGATCGTGCCGAGGACGGGCTGGCGGTTGGTGAAGGAGTAACCGAGGCAGGGGGCCGGGCAGTGGCCGTAGTTGCCGTAGTCACGCCCCATGAAGATGCCTTCGAGCCAGTGCCAGTACTGGACGGGCATCGGGTCGGCTATCCCCAGGTTCAGCCGGATCTGCTTGAGCAGCTCGGGCGTGCAGGTCTTGCCGCAGGCCAGGCGCGCCGGGTCACGGGGGATCGCGTAGAAGAGGTAGAAGACGATGGCGCTGATGACCAGCAGGATGACGATAGCGCCG
This genomic interval carries:
- a CDS encoding chloramphenicol phosphotransferase CPT family protein — its product is MNSGIDQRNPGRTHAPPGGTVIFLNGTSSSGKSSIATELLCILDGRYFHFPVDAFHAMRSEREILPHELQDVIDSTARGFHRAAAGMAAGGNDIVVDHVLSRSWRLDDCLSVFAPDDVLLVGVRCPLPELERRERERGDRTPGQAAMQFAQVHAHGVYDIECDTSVLTPLECAERIRDLLPVRPRPTAFRRLLDRRGPYEH
- a CDS encoding GNAT family N-acetyltransferase codes for the protein MTAHIRLRRDADLAACVRILTDVHTRDSYPLNWPADPAGWLTPDGLLGAWVAELGGEVTGHAVLSPGDEAGTCQVNRLYVSPAARGHRVGELLMDRVTCAARKSGLRPVLDVVTTNTAAVALYERLGWIRTATVHAPWSRDPAVMVHLYRSPA
- a CDS encoding ABC transporter ATP-binding protein, encoding MTTDTPLLEVTGLTKYFPVMGGFPFKRKVADVQAVDGLDFAVHQGESLGLVGESGCGKSTTGRLITRLMEPTAGKITYQGQDITHASRKELAPVRSEIQMIFQDPYSSLNPRQTVGKIVGGPMEVNNINPKGGREHRIRELLEIVGLNPEHYNRFPHEFSGGQRQRIGVARALALEPKLIVADEPVSALDVSIQAQVVNLLQKLQKEMGISFLFIAHDLAIVRHFSHRVAVMYLGKIVEIADRETLYSAPRHPYTRALLSAVPEATVSDEGTEKEDTRIRLVGDVPSPLNPPSGCRFRTRCWKATEKCATDEPPLVQLTDSKPGHLTACHFPEEPPAAA
- a CDS encoding ABC transporter permease yields the protein MLRFLLRRVTGAIVILLVISAIVFYLFYAIPRDPARLACGKTCTPELLKQIRLNLGIADPMPVQYWHWLEGIFMGRDYGNYGHCPAPCLGYSFTNRQPVLGTILDRLPLTISLALGSAVFFLVIGVGAGMIAAVKQGKALDKIASSISLLGSSLQIYFVGYIAMFILVQQMGLLDQPSYTPLTEDPVKWASGLLLPWLVLSIIFTANYTRMTRSQLVEQLTEDYVRTARAKGLSRASVFFRFAWRGAMGPIVTIFGIDLGTLIGGAIITEQVFSIQGIGRLAVQSVDTSDLPMLLGVTLVAAAAIVFFNIFVDAIYGLIDPRIRLA
- a CDS encoding HesA/MoeB/ThiF family protein; the protein is MPPAETRRPQLKHTSPTFGSGDTVFIGGYGEVTEIADPTGAIRRLLDLLDGTRTTGEVHQALTADFPEVTRQDVEEAVAQFDEAQFLLDAQQTSDGVLEAHELKRWERNINFFGSFARMDDNKYDQQRKLRDCRVTLLGLGGLGSHILLDMAAMGIGHVRAVEFDRVELSNLNRQILYREEDIGQQKLHLAVERVKQFNPHIDIEPVDMKIGSVEDVIRVLDGSDVVISVADRPKMEIANWVNEACVRTGVPLITGGLETQRAVYFTMLPGRTGCIECWRRQTFASDAVAGQLLEEKRERQIGGDNAAFCPLVTMTTGFLIGELTRLVTGIAPPVAAGRLMELRFADYAMGESERWERQSDCPVCGTAADSGAQGTQGAQAAGLTVSG
- a CDS encoding M3 family metallopeptidase, which encodes MSTHGKKTPLAQESLPDSAVPRWDVSSLFPDPQSAAVDALLDGPLREARCMADDYAGTLAGLDAESLRTAIQRYEHCVARIQEASCYGELLRTDVELRPRAMALLSRCDRTWAELASTLAFFETELGTRGPEAPDGLGPYANFVGKVRAGSTGHLPDVQESILAQLLPTGGEGWERLSQQLLHDISVDLNGASHSIAETVPGLYEADRDARRATHAAIGAALAGQAGLRAFALSMTVADSETRAGLRGTDWLRERLLFDQVTPAELDALLAASDECLPLVHSYYALKREILGVGDFADYDRYAPVVTTPPEISWPAAKNTAIAVMESISPTVADLSRTMFDSGRIDAAPRPGKARSAFTQAIPGQLPCISMNFRGKPRDVLTLVHELGHAVHLQLAAEQPYLAATPAPVMAETFALFCEGLAVRQLLAGTAAPGARLQWLARWLEDQMVAIGRHAALHRFEVALHDRARDGQALDAAHIGEVWTEGQRRLYGPAVRLTEGYRLWWSYLDSLFTAPGSNYAYVYGQLSALTLLRHFEADPQGVGARLTATLRLGDTRKPADLLTLATGDPGRTWHDAVAQLTLSLDELRGLTDFRSPHLAGSGKSTP
- a CDS encoding ABC transporter ATP-binding protein, producing the protein MTSTDQQPFLSVRDLQVHFSTEDGTVKAVDGLSFDVEKGKTLGIVGESGSGKSVTNLTILGLHDRERTQINGEITLDGKELLGATERELERLRGNKMAMIFQDALASLSPFHTVGRQISETYRKHTGASKQEARKRAIEMLTRVGIPQPDLRVDDFPHQFSGGMRQRAMIAMALVCDPELLIADEPTTALDVTVQAQIMDLLKDLQQEFGTAIVFITHDLGVIADIADDVLVMYGGRCVERGTKREVLRAPQHPYTWGLLGSMPSLTGPVDIPLMPIPGTPPSLLNPPTGCRFHPRCTFKDQVEGGICSSEQPPLELAAGRGSACHLSPAQKKDIFADQIQPRLS
- a CDS encoding MFS transporter; this translates as MGSRYYTLLTAYITSSLGNWLYRLALPLLVLKLTGSALSTGAVYAIEYIPFLLLSLPGGVFADRFDRRKMLIFGDLTAAVIATGLALVVSAGSHALWPIYLTAFLLACVEPVYHPAFQSFLPEIVPADRLGPANSWMQSGDNIMSMIGPAAAGGLVMFLGYETTIYVNAATFVVSAGAILLIRNTATPGERQQPPRKATFVQDIRVALRYVFRRNRVLAAGSLMFTGTNFAIWLIQANFVFYLTTYRHLSPQVIGVVLAAQGVGAVLGAAVAGRLVQKFPPGRILITTTALAGLATLLLIPLRGAFAIGVVWGVLYALGSINPVAWFTLRQKIVPRELLGRVVATTRMLAFASIPVSALLAGALESAFHDMYLIIAVGAVLRLGIAGLAYLSPLRTPVEGVIEADGTGPRSAAGAAGAEQAS